A single genomic interval of Alteromonas sp. BL110 harbors:
- a CDS encoding DUF2157 domain-containing protein, giving the protein MEVSKASIKKAVAKNIISEQQGIDLYSFFQAESQQAPAFTFTHILYYLGGLIAIGAMTLFMNLGWEQFGGLGIIFISLLYAGVGLKLTNSLANKNLIIPAGICATFVVCLTPLAIYGFQQWFGLWPESDTVYRQFHTRVKWLWLYMELGTLVTGLIIAWRYKYPFLIMPIAVTLWYISMDAVMLLIDQDDMWNSYTWEFRAKVSMYFGMFMTLLAFWVDIRSRHTADYAFWLYLFGVIAFWGGLTSQNSDSELSKFFYFCINLFMVGLGALLVRKVFVIFGALGSCFYLGHLASNVFRDSWLFPVALTAIGLGVVYVGILWQKHEVKITRKARNALPKPFQELLENRLR; this is encoded by the coding sequence ATGGAAGTATCGAAAGCAAGTATTAAAAAAGCAGTAGCGAAGAATATCATCTCTGAACAGCAGGGCATTGACCTATACAGCTTCTTTCAGGCAGAAAGCCAGCAGGCTCCCGCTTTCACCTTTACCCATATCCTCTATTACTTGGGCGGCCTTATTGCTATCGGTGCCATGACCTTGTTTATGAATTTGGGGTGGGAACAGTTTGGCGGACTGGGTATCATCTTCATATCATTGCTCTACGCTGGCGTAGGGTTAAAGCTTACTAACTCTTTAGCAAATAAAAACCTTATTATTCCTGCCGGTATTTGCGCAACCTTTGTAGTGTGTTTAACACCGCTTGCTATCTACGGTTTTCAGCAGTGGTTTGGCCTTTGGCCCGAGAGCGATACAGTCTATCGTCAGTTTCATACACGCGTTAAATGGCTGTGGTTGTACATGGAACTTGGCACATTGGTTACTGGCTTAATTATAGCTTGGCGCTACAAGTATCCGTTTTTGATAATGCCTATAGCAGTAACACTGTGGTACATCAGTATGGATGCTGTCATGCTTCTCATCGACCAAGACGATATGTGGAATTCATACACATGGGAGTTCCGCGCGAAAGTATCTATGTACTTCGGTATGTTTATGACCTTATTGGCTTTTTGGGTCGATATACGTTCAAGGCACACTGCCGACTACGCATTTTGGTTATATTTGTTCGGCGTTATTGCGTTTTGGGGCGGGCTTACTAGCCAAAACTCAGACAGCGAACTTTCAAAGTTTTTTTATTTTTGTATAAACCTATTCATGGTTGGGCTAGGCGCATTATTGGTTCGAAAAGTATTTGTGATATTTGGTGCGTTAGGTAGCTGTTTCTATTTAGGGCACTTGGCCTCGAATGTGTTTAGAGACAGCTGGCTTTTCCCTGTTGCTTTAACGGCTATTGGTTTAGGCGTGGTGTATGTAGGAATATTATGGCAAAAACATGAAGTTAAGATCACACGTAAAGCCCGTAATGCTCTGCCAAAGCCGTTTCAGGAACTCTTAGAGAACAGGCTTAGGTAA
- a CDS encoding MAPEG family protein, with protein sequence MSSLILPLFTHVLLCTVLYALLTVARAPVVWGVGQSKDGSNPFSNIQPKISANLSNQFEWPIFFYIASVLLIAMDEPIDSVQIYLAWVFVIGRVLHSIVQIFTNNIRLRGMVFTINFVAVLAMWTLIFIDEIGL encoded by the coding sequence ATGTCCAGTTTAATACTGCCGCTATTTACGCATGTACTTCTTTGTACTGTACTTTACGCATTACTCACTGTAGCTCGCGCACCGGTTGTATGGGGAGTGGGGCAGAGCAAAGATGGTTCAAACCCTTTCAGCAATATTCAGCCTAAAATCAGCGCAAACCTAAGCAATCAATTCGAGTGGCCAATATTTTTTTACATTGCCAGTGTATTGCTTATCGCAATGGATGAGCCAATAGACAGTGTGCAAATCTACTTGGCTTGGGTATTTGTAATTGGCAGAGTGTTGCACAGCATTGTTCAAATATTTACCAACAATATTAGATTGCGTGGTATGGTGTTTACCATCAATTTTGTCGCTGTGTTGGCTATGTGGACTTTGATTTTTATTGATGAAATTGGCTTATAG